The Mixta hanseatica genome includes a region encoding these proteins:
- the mak gene encoding fructokinase yields the protein MRIGIDLGGTKTEVIALSDAGETLFRHRVPTPRNDYAQTLQAIVDLVRLAEEKTGQQGSGGLGIPGTLSPYSQRVKNANSTWLNGQPLDQDLARLLAREVRIANDANCLAVSEAVDGAAAGRALVFAVIIGTGSGAGIAINGVSHAGGNGNAGEWGHNPLPWMDEDELRYREEVPCYCGQKGCIETFVSGTGFASDYQRLSGKRLSGAEIVALLAQQDPVAELAISRYELRLAKSLAQVVNLLDPDMIVLGGGMSNVERLYQTLPTLMKPWVFGRECETPVVKAQHGDSSGVRGAAWLWPLA from the coding sequence GTGCGTATTGGCATTGATTTAGGCGGTACTAAAACGGAAGTGATTGCCCTTTCAGATGCAGGCGAGACGCTGTTTCGCCATCGCGTTCCCACCCCGCGCAATGACTATGCGCAAACGCTGCAGGCGATTGTCGATCTGGTACGGCTGGCGGAAGAGAAAACCGGTCAGCAGGGCAGCGGCGGGCTGGGCATTCCCGGTACGCTCTCGCCTTACAGCCAGCGGGTGAAAAACGCCAACTCAACCTGGCTGAACGGCCAGCCGCTGGACCAGGATCTGGCGCGCCTGCTGGCGCGTGAAGTGCGCATCGCCAACGACGCCAACTGCCTGGCAGTCTCAGAAGCGGTAGACGGCGCGGCGGCGGGCAGGGCGCTGGTATTTGCGGTGATCATCGGCACCGGTTCTGGGGCGGGCATCGCCATTAACGGCGTCTCCCACGCTGGCGGCAACGGCAATGCCGGAGAATGGGGCCACAATCCTTTGCCGTGGATGGATGAAGATGAGCTGCGCTACCGGGAAGAGGTGCCTTGTTACTGCGGCCAGAAAGGTTGTATCGAAACCTTCGTTTCCGGTACCGGCTTCGCCAGCGATTATCAGCGCCTGAGCGGGAAGCGCTTAAGCGGCGCGGAAATCGTCGCGCTGCTGGCGCAGCAGGATCCTGTCGCTGAACTGGCGATAAGCCGTTATGAGCTGCGGCTGGCTAAGTCGCTGGCGCAGGTGGTGAATCTGCTCGATCCTGACATGATCGTGCTGGGCGGGGGCATGAGTAACGTTGAGCGCCTTTATCAGACGCTGCCGACGTTGATGAAACCCTGGGTATTCGGACGTGAATGCGAAACGCCGGTGGTTAAGGCGCAGCACGGCGATTCCAGCGGCGTACGCGGCGCCGCCTGGCTGTGGCCGCTGGCGTAA
- a CDS encoding AroM family protein, translating to MTQTLVILTIARTLGYDIMPLLREYLPEEQLTFINLLEGLSHAEIGEKYAPRHGEKAQVVRLADGTQMSLAISQVERGLQRLIDQLETRGVENILLLGCAELVGLQARSALLLEPDRLIPPLINAMVGHHQAGIIVSADELLRQQAGKWRDLHQPACFAFADPADSDNQALLDAGLLLLEQGADVIVLDSPGFHSRHGDFLQQLLGIPVLLSWRPLVKMAAELLA from the coding sequence ATGACACAAACACTGGTAATACTCACCATCGCGCGCACATTGGGTTACGATATCATGCCGTTGCTGCGGGAATATTTGCCTGAAGAGCAACTAACGTTTATCAATCTGCTGGAAGGTCTCTCTCACGCGGAGATCGGCGAGAAATATGCCCCGCGCCATGGCGAGAAGGCGCAGGTTGTACGGTTAGCGGATGGTACGCAGATGTCGCTTGCTATCAGCCAGGTAGAACGTGGGCTGCAGCGGCTTATCGATCAGTTGGAAACGCGCGGCGTAGAAAATATCCTGTTGCTGGGCTGCGCAGAGTTGGTTGGGCTGCAAGCCCGCAGCGCGCTGCTGCTGGAACCCGATCGCCTGATCCCGCCGCTGATCAACGCAATGGTTGGCCACCACCAGGCCGGCATTATCGTTTCGGCGGATGAACTGCTGCGTCAACAGGCCGGAAAATGGCGCGATCTGCACCAGCCCGCCTGTTTTGCCTTCGCCGATCCTGCCGACAGTGATAATCAGGCGTTACTGGATGCCGGGCTGCTGCTGCTGGAGCAGGGCGCAGATGTGATCGTGCTGGATAGTCCCGGCTTTCACTCGCGTCACGGCGATTTTTTGCAACAGCTGTTGGGCATTCCGGTGCTGCTCTCCTGGCGGCCGCTGGTGAAAATGGCTGCTGAGCTGCTGGCATAA
- the ppnP gene encoding pyrimidine/purine nucleoside phosphorylase, with protein sequence MLNVSEYFEGKVKSIGFTSASTGRASVGVMAEGEYAFGTGQPEEMTVVSGALNVLLPGETEWKIYEAGSVFHVPGHSEFHLQVAEPTSYLCRYL encoded by the coding sequence ATGCTGAACGTAAGCGAGTACTTTGAGGGAAAAGTAAAGTCGATCGGTTTTACCAGTGCCAGCACCGGACGCGCCAGCGTTGGGGTGATGGCGGAGGGTGAGTATGCCTTCGGAACCGGTCAGCCAGAGGAGATGACGGTAGTCAGCGGCGCGTTAAACGTGCTGTTGCCCGGCGAAACTGAATGGAAGATCTATGAAGCGGGCAGCGTATTCCACGTTCCTGGCCATAGCGAATTTCATTTGCAGGTTGCGGAGCCGACATCCTACCTGTGTCGTTATCTGTAA
- the rdgC gene encoding recombination-associated protein RdgC produces MLWFKNLMIYRLNRDIPLSADDLEKQLAAFSFSPCGSQDMAKTGWVSPMGSRSEALTHVNNGQILICARKEEKILPSPVIKQALEAKIEKLEAEQQRKLKKTEKDSLKDEVLHSLLPRAFSRFSQTWLWIDSVNNLIMVDCASAKKAEDTLALLRKSIGSLPVVPLTLENPIELTLTEWVRSGDLPAGFALMDEAELKAILEDGGVIRCKKQDLICDEIANHIEAGKLVTKLALDWQERIQLVLADDGSLKRLKFADTLREQNDDIDREDFAQRFDADFILMTSELAALVSNLTEALGGEAQR; encoded by the coding sequence ATGTTGTGGTTTAAAAACTTGATGATTTATCGTCTGAATCGTGACATTCCGCTGTCCGCAGACGACCTGGAAAAACAACTCGCTGCGTTTTCCTTTTCCCCATGCGGCAGTCAGGATATGGCGAAAACCGGCTGGGTTTCGCCGATGGGTTCGCGTAGTGAAGCCCTGACGCATGTCAATAACGGACAGATCCTGATTTGCGCCCGTAAAGAAGAGAAAATCCTGCCGTCTCCGGTGATCAAACAGGCGCTGGAAGCCAAAATTGAGAAACTGGAAGCAGAGCAGCAGCGCAAGCTGAAAAAAACCGAAAAAGATTCGCTGAAAGATGAGGTGCTGCACAGCCTGCTGCCGCGCGCCTTTAGCCGCTTCAGCCAGACCTGGCTGTGGATCGATAGCGTCAATAACCTGATTATGGTGGACTGCGCCAGCGCGAAAAAAGCGGAAGATACGCTGGCGCTGCTGCGGAAAAGCATCGGTTCGCTGCCGGTGGTACCGCTGACGCTGGAAAATCCGATAGAGCTGACGCTAACCGAATGGGTGCGCTCTGGCGATCTGCCGGCAGGCTTTGCGCTAATGGATGAAGCGGAGCTCAAAGCGATTCTGGAAGATGGCGGCGTGATCCGTTGTAAAAAACAGGATCTGATTTGCGATGAGATTGCCAACCATATCGAAGCGGGCAAGCTGGTAACCAAGCTGGCGCTGGACTGGCAGGAACGCATTCAGCTGGTACTGGCAGACGATGGCTCTCTGAAGCGCCTGAAGTTTGCCGATACGCTGCGCGAGCAAAACGATGATATCGATCGGGAAGATTTCGCCCAGCGTTTCGATGCGGACTTTATCCTGATGACCAGCGAGCTGGCCGCGCTGGTCAGTAACCTCACCGAGGCGTTAGGCGGCGAAGCGCAGCGTTAA
- a CDS encoding cell envelope integrity TolA C-terminal domain-containing protein — MSVFRLVPALALLALSGCQLAAQPASTSVDRSDFAAGCRSAEDPRCAWINEIARRVTHHFDRADRYRGQRCDVTIGYDPRRGYQVRRTEGDEALCLKAWQAVSSDRQLPAPPAGAPEQIMVTFRPG; from the coding sequence ATGTCGGTTTTTCGCCTTGTTCCGGCGCTCGCGCTGCTGGCGCTAAGCGGCTGTCAGCTTGCCGCTCAGCCTGCGTCCACATCCGTCGATCGCTCTGATTTTGCCGCTGGCTGCCGCAGCGCGGAAGATCCGCGCTGCGCGTGGATAAATGAAATAGCGCGGCGCGTAACCCATCATTTTGATCGTGCGGATCGTTATCGCGGACAGCGCTGCGATGTAACGATCGGTTACGATCCCCGGCGCGGCTATCAGGTGCGGCGCACCGAGGGCGATGAAGCGCTCTGCCTGAAGGCCTGGCAGGCTGTCAGCAGCGATCGCCAGCTGCCAGCGCCGCCGGCGGGCGCGCCTGAGCAAATTATGGTGACCTTCCGGCCCGGCTAA